From a single Paraburkholderia youngii genomic region:
- a CDS encoding NAD(P)/FAD-dependent oxidoreductase has product MNRAQADVLIVGGGFMGASAAFFLRQRGRSVILLERQLVGQQASGTNFGNVRRQGRFLPQLPLANRSREIWGRLPELIQHDAEFLMSGHVRVCYREEQADQFETYAKEAAHYGLKLDLLRGDALRARFPFLGAEVLAGSYSQMDGHANPRLAAPAFARAAARLGAQIVENCDVVTVEKEGAEFRATSADGRTFHAPVLLITAGAWGNLLSEQFGEAVPIAVNGPQMAVTEPVPYAIQPVVGVSSPQIEEVVYFRQVARGNIVIGGCARAPAYLDERRAKVLPQSTLLQFRQLQRVAPMLRRLNIIRVWSGVEGYMPDDRPIMGASGTTSGLFYAFGFCGAGFQLGPGVGDTMAELIDTGATSTPLEPFDIRRFAASRGAAPAAAASSRVA; this is encoded by the coding sequence ATGAACCGCGCACAAGCCGATGTGCTGATCGTGGGCGGCGGGTTTATGGGTGCTTCCGCCGCATTTTTTCTGAGGCAACGGGGCCGCTCGGTGATCCTGCTCGAGCGCCAGCTCGTTGGTCAGCAGGCGAGCGGTACCAACTTCGGCAACGTGCGCCGGCAAGGGCGCTTTCTGCCGCAACTGCCGCTTGCGAACCGTTCGCGCGAAATCTGGGGGCGTCTGCCCGAACTGATCCAGCACGACGCCGAGTTTTTGATGTCCGGCCATGTGCGCGTCTGTTATCGCGAAGAGCAGGCCGACCAGTTCGAAACCTACGCGAAGGAGGCCGCGCACTACGGTCTCAAGCTCGATCTGCTGCGCGGCGACGCGCTGCGCGCACGGTTTCCGTTTCTCGGTGCCGAGGTGCTGGCGGGCTCGTACTCGCAAATGGACGGGCACGCGAATCCGCGGCTCGCGGCGCCCGCGTTTGCTCGCGCGGCGGCGCGGCTCGGCGCGCAGATCGTCGAAAACTGCGATGTCGTGACGGTGGAAAAAGAGGGCGCCGAGTTTCGCGCGACGAGCGCCGACGGCCGTACCTTCCATGCCCCGGTGCTGCTGATCACCGCGGGTGCGTGGGGTAATCTGCTCTCGGAGCAGTTTGGCGAAGCGGTGCCGATCGCCGTCAACGGCCCGCAAATGGCTGTGACCGAACCCGTGCCGTATGCGATCCAGCCGGTGGTCGGCGTGTCGTCGCCGCAGATCGAGGAGGTCGTGTACTTCCGCCAGGTCGCGCGCGGCAATATCGTGATCGGCGGTTGCGCGCGTGCGCCGGCGTATCTCGACGAACGCCGTGCGAAGGTCCTGCCGCAAAGCACGTTGCTGCAGTTCAGGCAATTGCAGCGCGTCGCGCCGATGCTGCGCAGGCTGAACATCATCCGGGTATGGAGCGGCGTCGAAGGCTATATGCCCGACGACCGGCCGATCATGGGCGCGAGCGGCACGACGAGCGGCCTGTTCTATGCGTTCGGTTTTTGCGGCGCCGGGTTCCAGCTGGGCCCGGGCGTCGGCGACACGATGGCCGAACTGATCGACACGGGTGCGACCAGCACGCCGCTCGAGCCGTTCGACATCCGCCGCTTCGCGGCCAGCCGGGGTGCGGCGCCGGCGGCTGCGGCCAGCTCGCGTGTTGCTTAA
- a CDS encoding helix-turn-helix domain-containing protein produces the protein MLSLSPTSSSSSAPDLAGANRHAARVPDRVSRAVERAVNFIDACFAEPISLSELAAVAELSISRFAVRFSAEIGVSPQQYVRLVRVRHAQRLLRRGMPPSIVAAEVGFFDQSHLCRHFKRVLGITPGEWLSTNG, from the coding sequence ATGCTGAGCCTGAGTCCAACCTCGTCGTCATCATCCGCGCCCGATCTCGCGGGCGCGAACCGTCATGCGGCACGCGTGCCGGATCGAGTGAGCCGCGCCGTCGAGCGCGCGGTCAACTTCATCGATGCATGTTTCGCCGAGCCGATCAGCCTATCCGAACTGGCCGCCGTCGCGGAGCTGAGCATTTCGAGGTTTGCGGTGCGCTTCAGCGCGGAGATTGGCGTGTCGCCGCAGCAATACGTGAGGCTGGTGCGCGTACGGCATGCGCAACGCCTGCTGCGGCGAGGCATGCCGCCGTCGATCGTCGCGGCCGAGGTGGGCTTCTTCGATCAAAGCCATCTATGCCGGCATTTCAAGCGCGTGCTTGGCATAACGCCGGGTGAGTGGCTGAGCACCAACGGCTGA
- a CDS encoding Lrp/AsnC family transcriptional regulator yields the protein MTTSGDTKLDRIDLRILSQLQKKGRITNVELADAVGLSPSPCLIRVKRLEKAGYIVGYGAHIQLQKLGDVQIVFTEVTLADHRREDFAKFEAAIRPVEEIIECHLASGGYDYLLKFVTRSVNHYQSVIEGLLERDIGIEKYFSYVIIKTPFVKSEYPLETLFSQRHQ from the coding sequence ATGACGACAAGCGGCGACACGAAGCTGGACCGGATCGACCTGCGTATTCTTTCGCAACTGCAGAAAAAAGGCCGCATCACGAACGTCGAGCTTGCTGACGCTGTGGGGCTCTCGCCGAGCCCCTGTCTGATTCGCGTGAAACGGCTCGAAAAGGCCGGCTATATCGTCGGCTACGGCGCACACATCCAGCTGCAGAAACTCGGCGACGTGCAGATCGTGTTCACCGAGGTCACACTTGCCGACCATCGCCGCGAGGACTTCGCCAAGTTCGAGGCGGCGATCCGCCCCGTGGAGGAGATCATCGAATGCCATCTGGCGAGCGGCGGATACGATTATCTGCTGAAGTTCGTCACGCGCAGCGTCAATCACTATCAGAGTGTGATCGAAGGACTGTTGGAGCGCGACATCGGCATCGAGAAGTATTTCAGCTACGTGATCATCAAGACGCCATTCGTGAAATCCGAATACCCGCTGGAAACACTGTTCTCGCAACGGCATCAATGA
- a CDS encoding aspartate aminotransferase family protein, which produces MSRTSLIDADRKHLIHPVINYRAHEARGTTVLESGHGAYLRDMDGNELLDAFAGLWCVNVGYGQQSIVEAATRQMTKLPYATAYFHFSSEPAIELAEKLVALSPASLQHVYFTLGGSDAIDSAVRFITHYFNATGRPTKKQMIALERGYHGSSSVGAGLTALPAFHRNFDLPLPQQHHLPSPYAYRQPHGDNAQALIAASVAALEAKVAALGAENVAAFFCEPIQGSGGVIVPPVGWLKAMRDACRRLDILFVADEVITGFGRTGPLFACEAEQVEPDLMTVAKGLTSGYAPMGAVLMSDEIYQGIAGDARDTAVVGHGQTYSAHPVSAAIGLEVLRLYQEGGLLANGIAQAPRFAAGLDALLDHPLVGDSRHRGLLGALELVADKDSRARFDASLKLPDRIAEAAYRNRLVFRAFGDNILGFAPALCFGEAEFDQLFGRLRRTLDEVLDHAEVRAALRGASRAAA; this is translated from the coding sequence ATGTCAAGAACATCGCTCATCGACGCCGACCGCAAGCATCTGATTCACCCGGTCATCAACTACCGCGCGCACGAAGCGCGGGGCACCACCGTACTCGAATCCGGACACGGCGCGTATCTGCGCGACATGGACGGCAACGAACTGCTCGACGCGTTCGCGGGCCTGTGGTGCGTGAACGTCGGCTACGGCCAGCAGAGCATCGTCGAAGCGGCGACGCGGCAGATGACGAAGCTCCCCTACGCGACCGCCTACTTCCACTTCTCGTCGGAACCTGCCATCGAACTGGCCGAAAAGCTGGTTGCGCTCTCCCCCGCTTCGCTGCAGCACGTCTACTTCACGCTCGGCGGCTCCGATGCGATCGACTCGGCGGTACGCTTCATCACGCATTACTTCAACGCGACGGGGCGTCCGACGAAAAAGCAGATGATCGCGCTCGAGCGCGGTTATCACGGATCGTCGAGCGTCGGCGCGGGGCTCACCGCGCTGCCCGCGTTTCACCGCAACTTCGATCTGCCGCTGCCGCAGCAGCACCACCTGCCGTCGCCCTATGCATACCGTCAGCCGCACGGCGACAACGCGCAGGCGCTGATCGCCGCGTCGGTCGCCGCGCTCGAAGCGAAGGTGGCCGCACTCGGCGCGGAGAATGTCGCCGCGTTCTTCTGCGAGCCGATCCAGGGGTCCGGCGGCGTGATCGTGCCGCCGGTCGGCTGGCTGAAGGCGATGCGCGACGCGTGCCGCCGTCTCGACATCCTGTTCGTCGCCGACGAAGTCATCACGGGCTTCGGTCGTACCGGTCCGCTGTTCGCATGCGAGGCGGAACAGGTCGAGCCGGATCTGATGACGGTGGCAAAGGGGTTGACCTCGGGCTATGCGCCGATGGGCGCGGTGCTGATGTCCGACGAAATCTACCAGGGCATCGCGGGCGATGCGCGCGATACCGCGGTGGTCGGTCACGGCCAGACCTACTCCGCGCATCCGGTCAGCGCCGCGATCGGCCTCGAAGTGCTGCGTCTCTATCAGGAGGGTGGTCTGCTCGCTAACGGTATTGCGCAGGCGCCGCGTTTTGCCGCCGGACTCGACGCGCTGCTCGATCATCCGTTGGTCGGCGACTCGCGTCATCGGGGCCTGCTCGGCGCGCTCGAACTCGTCGCCGACAAGGATTCGCGCGCACGCTTCGATGCGTCGCTGAAGCTGCCGGACCGGATCGCCGAAGCGGCCTACCGCAACCGGCTCGTGTTCCGCGCGTTCGGCGACAACATCCTCGGTTTCGCGCCCGCGCTTTGCTTCGGCGAGGCGGAATTCGACCAGCTGTTCGGCCGTTTGCGGCGCACGCTCGACGAAGTGCTCGACCATGCGGAGGTGCGCGCCGCGTTGCGCGGCGCAAGCCGCGCAGCCGCCTGA
- a CDS encoding GNAT family N-acetyltransferase: MPDSTKHALFTYRRLSANDLPAAQRLSAAIGWPHRREDWGFSAHTGIGFVAETAGALVGTVVCWKFGADQATLGMLLVAPEHRGLGIGRTLLACALDEIGKRDITLYATDAAQPMCEALGFEACGALDQMQGAAFRPPLVALAANERLRPLGASDAVQLVELASRASGLDRSHVLPPLLDLADGIALDRDGELLGFSLFRRFGRGFLIGPVVAVASPDAVHAKALIRHWLALNEGALVRIDVPHGQGLRTWLTGLGLAPTETVVRMRRIASAQTRSEPTRADGSLHQYALIAQSLT; encoded by the coding sequence GTGCCCGATTCAACCAAGCACGCACTTTTCACCTACCGACGCCTGAGCGCCAACGACCTGCCCGCCGCACAACGCCTGTCCGCCGCGATCGGCTGGCCGCACCGCCGTGAAGACTGGGGGTTCTCCGCGCACACGGGAATCGGTTTCGTCGCCGAGACGGCAGGCGCATTGGTCGGCACCGTGGTGTGCTGGAAGTTCGGCGCGGATCAGGCGACGCTCGGGATGCTGCTCGTCGCGCCGGAGCATCGCGGCCTGGGTATCGGCCGCACGCTGCTCGCTTGCGCGCTCGACGAGATCGGCAAGCGCGACATCACGCTCTATGCGACCGACGCTGCCCAGCCCATGTGCGAGGCGCTCGGCTTCGAGGCCTGCGGCGCACTCGACCAGATGCAGGGCGCGGCGTTCCGTCCGCCGCTCGTCGCGCTGGCCGCCAACGAGCGGCTGCGCCCGCTCGGCGCGAGCGACGCCGTGCAACTCGTCGAGCTCGCATCGCGCGCGAGCGGTCTCGACCGCAGCCACGTGCTGCCACCGCTGCTCGATCTGGCCGACGGTATCGCGCTCGATCGCGACGGCGAACTCCTCGGCTTCTCGTTGTTCCGCCGCTTCGGACGCGGTTTCCTGATCGGCCCCGTGGTCGCCGTCGCGAGCCCGGACGCCGTGCACGCCAAAGCGCTGATCCGTCATTGGCTCGCCCTGAACGAAGGCGCGCTGGTGCGCATCGACGTGCCGCACGGGCAAGGCCTGCGAACGTGGCTAACCGGCCTCGGCCTCGCACCCACGGAGACGGTCGTCAGGATGCGGCGGATCGCATCCGCGCAAACCCGTTCCGAGCCGACGCGCGCCGACGGCTCGCTGCATCAGTACGCGCTGATCGCGCAGTCGTTGACCTGA